The region GCCTTCGAGGCAGCCGGTGACAGCAGCAAATATGTGAACGCCGGAGCGGTTTTCGCGCCACAGAAACTCTATTTCAACGTTTTCCCGCGCGGATGGCTGAAGCTAGCCGTAAAACTGCTGCCGCTCCTGGGACAGAATCCCCGTAGGTTCGGGCGCAACCATGACATCGACATCGCCAGCCTGGCGCAGACGGAGTTTCCCGTCCACGCGCGTGTGCGTCTTGACAAGCGTTCCGTGGCTATCCGCGCCGAGGCTACCGCCTGCTATAAAAGTCAGATGGGCGGAGGCCCGCCGCGCCGGGGTCTTTTCCGTCTTATCAACACATTCTCCATCCAGCAGGACTCTTACATGCGCGCCTGCCCTGAGGTAAAGGGATATCTGCGCGAGAATGACCTTTTCGCGGGCGTCATCTAGCCATTCGCTTTTTTTCTTCTGCGGCGACGAGATACTGCTGGCGCAGTTCAAATTTCAAACAGCATCACGGGCATACACGAGATAAACATAGGAGCGGAACTATCGTATTTTCATTCCGAGACAGTAGAGTGCTCAGGCATCAGAGGAGATTAACGGACATTACAAAGAAGATGTTAATGAAAAGGTGGATGATAAAAGCCGGCCAGACGGACTTCCCTCGATACGCGATATACCCGAACAATATGCCGGTTAATATCGTGCTCACCGTTTCCAGTTCCGGCTTGCCCAGGTGCACCAGGACAAAGGGAATCATCTGAATGAAAATGCTCCCCTCTTTCAGTTTTTCTTTCAGACCGAACAAGAGAAACCCGCGGAAGAAAAATTCTGACGCAAACAGGCTGGCGCAGTTTACCAGAGAGTAATTGATGAGACTGAAGTGCTCTATGCTGTAGTACTTTTGAAAAGCGGGGGTGAATGAAGTGGCAAACAGTATCGGTGCTGCTATCAGACACACTATGGCGGCATAATAGCCCCAAACTTTAAAGTCCCCCCGTTTCAACCCAAAATCCAAAGGATTTCTGCGTAAACAAACCACAATGGTCAGGACGGGTAAAACAGCATAGTATAGAAGGGCGCTGAACCATTCGTTCCATATGGGATGATACCTGTTGAGAGACAGGAAGAGCGTGGCGGAACTGATGACAATGGCCTCATCCTTGTTCCTTTTTAAGAAAAGGTAGATGCCGTTAAGCTCAGTTTGGATAAATTGTGTCAATAAGACTCCGTTCAAATAGAAAGGCTCAGCGCTTTGACCAAATTAGCATCAGTTTATATCATCATTAGCTTGCTCGGCAATTATCCTTCCCTTTTGGGGAGCAGTATAGGTTCTCACACTTCCTGTGTCTTTGACGGACTGAGACACATCTGCTATAGTCCTCGTTTCTAATTATGGACGTTGGCAGGAACAAGTGATAAGATTTAAATAGTAACATATGCTGATGGCCATTCAATGCCCAATGTATGTTCACTATTACGGTTGTCCGTCATCAAGAGCCTCTCGCTGTCAAGGAGCGATAGGTAGCCCAAGCAGGCCACTACGGCCTGGGAGACGCCAATTGGATAAAGCACAAAGGGCTCACTCCAAATTTGGGAAATAAAATAAGAATACTTCTGGCTGATGACCACGCCGTTTTGCGCGCCGGGTTGAAGCTCCTGCTAAATTCCGAA is a window of Dehalococcoidia bacterium DNA encoding:
- a CDS encoding CPBP family intramembrane metalloprotease, which codes for MNGVLLTQFIQTELNGIYLFLKRNKDEAIVISSATLFLSLNRYHPIWNEWFSALLYYAVLPVLTIVVCLRRNPLDFGLKRGDFKVWGYYAAIVCLIAAPILFATSFTPAFQKYYSIEHFSLINYSLVNCASLFASEFFFRGFLLFGLKEKLKEGSIFIQMIPFVLVHLGKPELETVSTILTGILFGYIAYRGKSVWPAFIIHLFINIFFVMSVNLL